The Bacteroidota bacterium genome window below encodes:
- a CDS encoding glycosyltransferase family 2 protein — translation MQISVVSPVYNAEKLVDALVERVIASVSKITSDFEIILVDDFSPDSSWKKIKENCLKHSLVKGIKLSKNFGQQHALAAGMENAKGDWIVIMDCDLQDRPEEIPNLYNKALEGYDIVLASRVQRRDDIIKKMLSKYFYALLGYLTGTKQDDTVANFAVLSRKVVDAIKSMGDYHRYFPTMVKWVGFKLTTLKIEHADREDGKKSSYSYKKRLDLAVNTILSFSDKPLRLAVKLGLIISFISALYSIYAVILFFEGKVNVTGWTSLFISIWFFSGLIISVLGMVGLYLGKTFETVKHRPIYIIEEKLND, via the coding sequence ATTCAAATATCAGTTGTAAGCCCTGTATATAATGCGGAAAAATTAGTTGATGCATTAGTCGAAAGGGTAATTGCATCAGTTTCTAAAATAACATCTGATTTTGAAATTATACTTGTTGATGATTTCAGTCCCGATAGCTCATGGAAAAAAATAAAAGAGAATTGTTTAAAGCACTCTCTTGTAAAAGGAATTAAACTCAGCAAAAATTTCGGTCAACAGCATGCACTTGCTGCAGGTATGGAAAATGCAAAAGGTGACTGGATTGTTATAATGGACTGCGATTTACAGGACAGACCGGAGGAAATTCCAAACTTATATAATAAAGCTTTGGAAGGATACGATATAGTACTTGCAAGCCGAGTTCAGCGAAGAGATGACATAATAAAAAAAATGCTCTCAAAATATTTTTATGCTTTGCTTGGATATCTAACCGGAACAAAGCAGGATGATACCGTAGCTAACTTTGCAGTACTGAGCAGAAAAGTTGTTGATGCAATAAAATCCATGGGAGATTATCACAGATATTTTCCCACGATGGTCAAGTGGGTGGGATTTAAACTTACAACCTTAAAAATTGAACATGCCGATAGGGAAGACGGAAAGAAATCATCTTATTCTTACAAAAAACGACTCGACCTTGCAGTTAATACTATTCTATCTTTTTCTGATAAACCCTTGCGTCTCGCAGTAAAACTTGGTCTGATAATTTCGTTTATCTCGGCTTTGTATTCTATATACGCTGTGATTTTATTTTTTGAAGGAAAAGTAAATGTTACAGGCTGGACCAGTTTATTTATTTCCATCTGGTTTTTTTCAGGATTAATAATTTCCGTACTTGGAATGGTAGGCTTATATTTAGGAAAAACATTTGAAACAGTTAAACATCGTCCAATCTATATCATCGAAGAAAAACTAAACGATTGA